From the Aggregicoccus sp. 17bor-14 genome, one window contains:
- a CDS encoding TetR/AcrR family transcriptional regulator, protein MTPPPGRQKNEDERYRGILETAARLICERGYEGTSMQDIAAACRMTKAGLYHHVQSKEQLLLAIMTYGMDVFEERVLSRVQDLADPVERLRRCMRLNIDLVTRGWSKEVTIILHEHATLHGEAREYIDGRKKRYVRFLEESFAEAVKQGRIRPVQPTVAAFAFLGMVLWIYKWFQPDGRLTDEQVADGMIDLLFTGLERPGSAP, encoded by the coding sequence ATGACGCCGCCGCCGGGAAGGCAGAAGAACGAGGACGAGCGCTACCGGGGGATCCTCGAGACCGCGGCGCGCCTCATCTGCGAGCGCGGGTACGAGGGGACGTCCATGCAGGACATCGCCGCGGCCTGCCGGATGACGAAGGCGGGGCTCTACCACCACGTGCAGAGCAAGGAGCAGCTGCTCCTAGCGATCATGACCTACGGGATGGACGTGTTCGAGGAGCGGGTGCTCTCGCGCGTGCAGGACCTGGCGGACCCGGTGGAGCGGCTGCGTCGCTGCATGCGCCTGAACATCGACCTGGTGACGCGCGGCTGGAGCAAGGAGGTCACCATCATCCTGCACGAGCACGCCACGCTGCACGGCGAGGCGCGCGAGTACATCGACGGGCGCAAGAAGCGCTACGTGCGCTTCCTCGAGGAGTCCTTCGCGGAGGCGGTGAAGCAGGGGCGCATCCGGCCGGTGCAGCCCACCGTGGCGGCCTTCGCGTTCCTCGGCATGGTGCTGTGGATCTACAAGTGGTTCCAGCCCGACGGCCGGCTCACCGATGAGCAGGTGGCGGACGGGATGATCGACCTGCTCTTCACGGGGCTCGAGCGGCCCGGGAGCGCACCGTGA
- a CDS encoding LysE family translocator, whose amino-acid sequence MENALHLWLFFLVVLGVVVLPGLDMAYVLASALVGGRRAGLSAVAGIVAGGVCHVVVGVTGIAVLLKVVPAAFDALLWAGALYVAYLGVSLVRGGAAFKASPLARAQSSAATFRRGALTNLLNPKAYLFMLAVFPQFLRPQAGHLALQAAVLWVIIALTQAGVYGGLALAAASSRSWLERHPAAGAAGARAVGGVLVLAALLTVAGGSRGS is encoded by the coding sequence ATGGAAAACGCACTGCACCTGTGGCTCTTCTTCCTGGTCGTGCTCGGCGTGGTCGTGCTGCCGGGCCTGGACATGGCGTACGTGCTCGCGAGCGCACTGGTGGGCGGCAGACGCGCGGGACTGAGCGCCGTGGCGGGCATCGTCGCGGGCGGCGTGTGCCACGTGGTGGTGGGGGTCACGGGCATCGCGGTGCTGCTGAAGGTGGTGCCCGCCGCCTTCGACGCGCTGCTGTGGGCAGGCGCGCTCTACGTGGCGTACCTCGGCGTGTCGCTCGTGCGAGGGGGCGCGGCGTTCAAGGCCTCGCCGCTCGCGCGGGCGCAGTCGAGCGCCGCCACCTTCCGCCGCGGCGCGCTCACCAACCTGCTCAACCCCAAGGCCTACCTCTTCATGCTCGCGGTGTTCCCCCAGTTCCTGCGCCCGCAGGCAGGGCACCTCGCGCTGCAGGCCGCGGTGCTCTGGGTCATCATCGCCCTCACCCAGGCAGGCGTGTACGGTGGGCTCGCGCTGGCGGCCGCGAGCTCGCGCAGCTGGCTCGAGCGCCACCCCGCCGCAGGCGCCGCCGGCGCCCGGGCCGTGGGCGGAGTGCTGGTGCTCGCCGCGCTGCTCACCGTGGCGGGAGGCAGCCGCGGCTCCTGA